From the Astyanax mexicanus isolate ESR-SI-001 chromosome 9, AstMex3_surface, whole genome shotgun sequence genome, one window contains:
- the calub gene encoding calumenin-B — MELWPLLLCIVLCVVHISSKPMDKKDRVHHDAPLSNKEHEDDENFDYDHEAFLGQEEAKTFDQLTPEESKERLGLIVDKIDEDHDAHVTVEELKKWIKHAQKRWIYEDVDRQWQSHDLNADGYVSWEEYKNATYGYILDDSDPDDGFNYRQMMARDERRFKMADTDGNLQADKEEFTAFLHPEEYDYMKDIVVLETMEDIDKNGDGFIDLDEYIGDMYSQDGDPTEPEWVRTEREQFTEFRDKNKDGRMDKEETRDWILPSDYDHAEAEAKHLLYESDTDKDGMLTKQEIVDKYDLFVGSQATDFGEALVRHDEF; from the exons ATGGAGCTGTGGCCTTTGCTGTTGTGCATCGTCCTCTGTGTCGTTCACATCTCCAGTAAACCGATGGACAAGAAGGATCGTGTCCATCACGATGCTCCTCTCAGCAACAAGGAGCATGAAGACGATGAGAATTTTGATTACGACCACGAGGCCTTCCTCGGCCAGGAGGAGGCAAAAACATTTGATCAGCTGACTCCAGAGGAGAGCAAGGAGAGATTAGG TTTAATCGTCGATAAGATCGATGAGGACCATGATGCCCATGTTACGGTCGAGGAGTTGAAGAAATGGATTAAGCATGCTCAGAAGCGCTGGATCTATGAAGATGTGGATCGGCAGTGGCAGTCTCATGACCTCAATGCAGATGGTTATGTTTCCTGGGAGGAGTACAAGAATGCTACTTATGGCTACATTCTTG ATGATTCCGATCCTGATGATGGTTTCAATTACAGACAGATGATGGCCAGAGATGAGCGCCGATTTAAAATGGCAGACACTGACGGTAATCTGCAGGCTGATAAAGAGGAGTTTACAGCCTTTCTTCACCCAGAAGAGTACGACTACATGAAGGATATTGTAGTTCTG GAAACCATGGAGGACATTGATAAAAATGGAGATGGTTTCATTGATCTAGACGAGTACATTG GTGACATGTACAGTCAGGATGGAGACCCAACAGAACCCGAGTGGgtgaggacagagagagagcagttcACTGAATTcagagataaaaataaagatgGGAGAATGGATAAAGAGGAAACCAGAGACTGGATTCTGCCTTCAGATTATGACCATGCAGAGGCAGAAGCAAAGCATCTGCTGTATGAATCTGACACAGACAAG gATGGAATGCTAACTAAGCAGGAGATTGTGGATAAATATGACTTATTTGTTGGGAGCCAAGCTACAGATTTTGGAGAAGCTCTCGTAAGACACGACGAGTTTTAA